A single window of Synechococcus sp. CBW1004 DNA harbors:
- a CDS encoding sensor histidine kinase, translating to MIPVSERFLSLLRHQLGQFVDSPQVRSLVVYVTHQPPEGPPTLLPVGQWPGDGRRLPAVEQDSRLRQPTEERRWLPLRHRQRLLGALQVESPGGAWPEPLRQRLQSVALCLTEALLLDLEQQRLAARLEDQEQQLRLLVHQLRNPLTALRTFAQLLQRRLGPRSEHHDLVDGLLAEERQLNRYVEAISDLVDSEVRPAIPAAPQPLLLPPLLCGPEGQPLAEPLAPLLQRAAASAALAGRPWSAPGQLVEWRGDSGAVAEIVANLLENAFRYSAPQAPVGLHLDPDPDGGLQLTVWDGGPEIPEEEREPIFGRGQRGSTGLHRPGTGLGLALARDLARGLGGELELLVPPRRVSPDLPAEGNAFRLRLPPPLRPDR from the coding sequence GTGATTCCAGTCTCAGAGCGGTTTCTCAGCCTTCTGCGCCACCAGCTTGGCCAGTTCGTCGACAGTCCGCAGGTGCGCTCGCTGGTGGTCTATGTGACCCACCAGCCCCCTGAGGGGCCGCCGACGCTGCTACCGGTCGGCCAGTGGCCGGGTGACGGGCGCCGCCTGCCGGCGGTCGAGCAGGACAGCCGTCTGCGGCAGCCGACCGAGGAACGCCGCTGGTTGCCGCTGCGCCATCGCCAGCGGCTGCTGGGTGCCCTGCAGGTGGAAAGCCCTGGGGGGGCCTGGCCCGAACCGCTGCGGCAGCGCCTGCAGTCCGTGGCGCTCTGTCTCACCGAGGCGCTGCTGCTCGATCTGGAGCAGCAGCGCCTCGCCGCCCGCCTTGAGGATCAGGAGCAGCAGCTGCGTCTGCTGGTGCATCAGTTGCGCAACCCGCTCACGGCGCTGCGCACCTTCGCTCAGCTGCTGCAGCGCCGCCTCGGTCCCCGCAGCGAGCACCATGATCTGGTCGATGGCCTTCTGGCCGAGGAGCGTCAGCTGAATCGCTATGTGGAGGCGATCAGCGACCTGGTGGACAGTGAGGTCCGCCCCGCCATCCCTGCCGCCCCCCAGCCGCTGTTGCTGCCGCCGCTGCTCTGCGGTCCGGAGGGGCAGCCCCTGGCGGAACCCCTGGCTCCCCTGCTGCAGCGGGCCGCCGCCAGCGCCGCCCTCGCTGGCCGCCCGTGGAGCGCTCCGGGGCAGCTGGTCGAGTGGCGCGGCGACAGCGGTGCTGTCGCCGAGATCGTGGCCAACCTGCTGGAGAACGCCTTTCGCTACAGCGCCCCCCAGGCACCTGTGGGCCTGCATCTGGATCCGGATCCAGACGGAGGGCTGCAGCTGACGGTGTGGGACGGCGGCCCGGAGATTCCCGAGGAGGAGCGGGAACCGATCTTCGGGCGCGGCCAGCGGGGCAGCACCGGCCTGCACCGGCCGGGTACCGGCCTGGGTCTGGCGCTGGCCCGCGACCTGGCCCGCGGGCTGGGGGGCGAGCTGGAGCTGCTGGTGCCGCCGCGCCGGGTGTCCCCGGATCTGCCCGCCGAGGGCAATGCCTTCCGGCTCCGTCTGCCCCCGCCCCTCAGGCCGGATCGCTGA
- a CDS encoding adenosylcobinamide-GDP ribazoletransferase — MSQPPLPPPAPEPVRKRQAPGWLQDLTGAWIFYTVLPAWPGIAPRFERIARFAPWIGAVLGALQALLWWGLEGHVPVLTQVCLVQAAGLWLSGGLHMDGAMDTADGLAAGRERLLEAMADSRVGASGVQALVVVLLLRAGALAALGPLAPLALVWAAVWSRVAPLVAMAHFPYLRERGSAAFHRRHWAGLAVELRPTLLLLATLLPLSPWLVGRAALPVAIGVLGCLPAIGVPLWLGRRLGGHSGDSYGACVEWGESLALLVMALALRLVSDPA, encoded by the coding sequence ATGAGCCAACCGCCCCTGCCGCCGCCCGCGCCGGAACCCGTGCGGAAGCGGCAGGCACCCGGCTGGCTGCAGGACCTGACCGGCGCCTGGATCTTCTACACGGTGCTGCCGGCCTGGCCGGGAATCGCGCCCCGGTTCGAGCGGATCGCCCGCTTCGCCCCCTGGATCGGGGCGGTGCTGGGGGCCCTGCAGGCCCTGCTCTGGTGGGGCCTTGAAGGGCATGTGCCGGTGCTGACCCAGGTGTGCCTGGTGCAGGCCGCCGGCCTGTGGCTGAGCGGCGGCCTGCACATGGATGGGGCGATGGACACCGCCGACGGCCTGGCCGCCGGCCGGGAGCGCCTGCTGGAGGCGATGGCCGACAGCCGCGTCGGAGCCAGCGGCGTGCAGGCCCTCGTGGTGGTGCTGCTGCTGCGGGCCGGCGCCCTGGCGGCCCTGGGGCCTCTGGCGCCACTCGCTCTGGTGTGGGCGGCCGTCTGGAGCCGGGTGGCGCCATTGGTCGCCATGGCCCACTTCCCCTACCTGCGCGAGCGGGGCAGCGCGGCGTTCCATCGACGGCACTGGGCCGGTCTGGCCGTGGAGCTGCGGCCGACGCTGCTGCTGCTGGCGACGCTGCTGCCCCTGTCCCCATGGCTGGTTGGGAGAGCGGCCCTGCCGGTCGCGATCGGAGTGCTCGGCTGCCTGCCGGCGATCGGGGTGCCCCTCTGGCTGGGCCGGCGCCTGGGCGGTCACAGCGGTGACAGCTATGGAGCCTGCGTCGAATGGGGCGAGAGCCTGGCCCTGCTGGTCATGGCGCTGGCTCTGAGGCTGGTCAGCGATCCGGCCTGA
- the tgt gene encoding tRNA guanosine(34) transglycosylase Tgt yields MVSPAAASPVTASPAGRPQGLPPFSFEITARCTRTRARCGCFHTPHGPVHTPRFMPVGTAASVKGVSVPQLADTGAEMVLANTYHLHLMPGEAVVAEAGGLHRFMGWQGPLLTDSGGYQVFSLGALNRIDDQGVTFRSPRDGARIAITPERSMQIQMELGADVAMAFDQCPPWPATESEVIEASRRTHAWLERCIAVHSRPDQALFGIVQGGCYPHLRRESARVVASMDLPGIAVGGVSVGEPVEEMHRIVREVGPLLPEDRPHYLMGVGSLREMAVAVAHGFDLFDCVLPTRLGRHGAALVGGERWNLRNARFRHDHTPLDASCSCLACRLHTRAYLHHLVRSEEMLGRTLLSLHNLTTLLRFTTAMAQAIGEGTFAEDFAPWQPDSPAAHTW; encoded by the coding sequence ATGGTCTCCCCGGCGGCTGCGTCTCCGGTCACTGCTTCCCCGGCGGGCCGCCCCCAGGGCCTGCCTCCCTTCTCCTTCGAGATCACGGCCCGCTGCACGCGCACCCGCGCCCGCTGCGGCTGCTTCCACACCCCGCATGGGCCGGTGCACACGCCCCGCTTCATGCCGGTGGGCACCGCCGCCTCGGTGAAGGGGGTGAGCGTGCCGCAGCTGGCCGACACCGGCGCCGAGATGGTGCTGGCCAACACCTATCACCTGCATCTGATGCCCGGTGAGGCGGTGGTGGCCGAGGCGGGCGGGCTGCACCGTTTCATGGGCTGGCAGGGGCCGCTGCTCACCGATTCCGGCGGCTACCAGGTGTTCAGCCTCGGGGCCCTCAACCGCATCGACGACCAGGGGGTGACCTTCCGTTCGCCGCGGGACGGGGCGCGCATCGCGATCACCCCGGAGCGCTCGATGCAGATTCAGATGGAGCTCGGGGCCGATGTGGCGATGGCCTTCGACCAGTGCCCCCCCTGGCCCGCCACCGAAAGCGAGGTGATCGAGGCCAGCCGCCGCACCCATGCCTGGCTGGAGCGCTGCATCGCCGTGCACAGCCGCCCCGATCAGGCCCTGTTCGGCATCGTGCAGGGGGGCTGCTACCCGCACCTGCGCCGCGAGTCGGCCCGGGTGGTGGCCTCGATGGATCTGCCCGGCATCGCCGTCGGCGGGGTGAGCGTGGGCGAGCCGGTGGAGGAGATGCACCGCATCGTGCGCGAGGTGGGCCCGCTGCTGCCCGAAGACCGCCCCCACTACCTGATGGGCGTGGGCAGCCTGCGCGAGATGGCGGTGGCGGTGGCCCACGGCTTCGATCTGTTCGACTGCGTGCTGCCGACGCGGCTGGGGCGCCATGGCGCGGCGCTGGTGGGCGGCGAGCGCTGGAACCTGCGCAACGCACGCTTCCGCCACGACCACACCCCCCTGGATGCCAGCTGCAGCTGCCTGGCCTGCAGGCTGCACACGCGCGCCTACCTGCACCACCTGGTGCGCAGCGAGGAGATGCTGGGCCGCACGCTGCTCAGCCTGCACAACCTCACCACCCTGCTGCGCTTCACCACGGCCATGGCACAGGCGATCGGCGAGGGGACCTTTGCAGAGGATTTCGCTCCCTGGCAGCCGGACTCCCCGGCGGCGCACACGTGGTAG
- a CDS encoding photosystem II reaction center protein K, producing MAALALHTFAQLPEAYQAFGPLVDILPIIPLFFLLLAFVWQASVGFR from the coding sequence ATGGCCGCTCTCGCCCTGCACACCTTCGCCCAGCTGCCCGAGGCCTACCAGGCCTTCGGCCCTCTGGTCGACATCCTGCCGATCATCCCCCTGTTCTTCCTGCTGCTGGCCTTCGTCTGGCAGGCCTCGGTGGGCTTCCGCTGA
- a CDS encoding WecB/TagA/CpsF family glycosyltransferase, with translation MAATVTTPLRTTVLGVPVDVCPDVLEAALALHQLGGGQIVTLNAEMTMAAREDPALGRAIAAADLVIADGAGVVWALGRQGYRVRRSPGIELAWSLLENAAQRGWRVALVGASPGVMETLRKTLQRQLPQLELSFCVHGYQEASAWPELERQLLALQPDVVLVALGVPRQETWIHGLAAQRTGLAARRNGLWMGVGGSFDVWAGTKKRAPRWMGRLQIEWLYRLLQEPSRWRRMLALPRFTWAVLRDREGLQR, from the coding sequence ATGGCAGCAACCGTGACCACACCGCTGCGCACCACTGTGCTGGGCGTGCCGGTGGATGTCTGCCCGGATGTGCTCGAAGCGGCTCTGGCGCTGCATCAGCTCGGCGGCGGCCAGATCGTGACGCTCAACGCCGAGATGACGATGGCGGCCCGCGAGGACCCCGCTCTGGGCCGGGCCATCGCTGCCGCCGACCTGGTGATCGCCGATGGCGCCGGGGTGGTCTGGGCCCTGGGCCGGCAGGGCTACCGAGTGCGCCGCAGCCCCGGCATCGAGCTGGCCTGGTCTCTCCTGGAGAACGCAGCGCAGCGCGGCTGGCGGGTGGCGCTGGTGGGGGCCTCCCCCGGGGTGATGGAGACGCTGCGGAAGACGCTGCAGCGGCAGCTGCCGCAGCTGGAGCTGAGCTTCTGCGTGCACGGCTATCAGGAGGCCTCGGCCTGGCCGGAGCTGGAGCGGCAGCTGCTGGCGCTCCAGCCCGACGTGGTGCTGGTGGCCCTGGGGGTGCCGCGCCAGGAAACCTGGATCCACGGCCTGGCGGCCCAGCGCACCGGCCTGGCGGCCCGGCGCAACGGCCTGTGGATGGGTGTGGGCGGCAGCTTCGATGTCTGGGCCGGCACCAAGAAGCGGGCGCCGCGCTGGATGGGGCGCCTGCAGATCGAGTGGCTCTACCGCCTTCTCCAGGAACCGAGCCGCTGGCGGCGCATGCTCGCCCTGCCACGCTTCACCTGGGCGGTGCTGCGGGACAGGGAAGGGCTGCAGAGATGA
- a CDS encoding glycoside hydrolase family 15 protein, with protein sequence MAHPYATAAAGENAAAGENAAAGQNVAPGENVAAGVNAPAGVKAASGVTADAAPADLPTRLSEPEALQLLQQLDQQIEQVVLSRQHPLTGLLPASTASTVHGNYGDAWVRDCVYSIQCVWGLAMAHRRLNGPSRRVHELEQRVLQLMRGLLGAMLRQAEKVERFKSSLDPLDAIHAKFDTGTGEPVVPDDGWGHLQLDATALFLLQLAQLTRSGLVVVQSSHERDFIQNLTYYVARAYRVADYGIWERGDKGNHGLPERNASSIGLVKAALEALEGLDLLGHHGDGSYTLTIPQDAIVRLRRALRGLLPRESASKEVDSACLSVIGYPAWAVDDPELAERTRSKIRSDLGGAYGYKRFRRDGHQCVNEDVTRLHYEREELAQFEHIECEWPLFLAFELITACCEERWDEARRFRSRLAELAVRIDGVELYPELYLVPEEAIEAERRQPGSQPRLPNENVPLLWTQSLTWLSDLLLAGLLLPDDLDPSQRRRRRPLGAAEVLVALVPEDEAIAAAMAQAGLPLTPRNGSPRVASSRELGQRMAAVGANERLGLSGHPRVRMETMATARLYRHRGESIAFLPAVLEEDTFYLADDPQQLVDAVASELRLLQRHWRGPGLPLLLIPVAAGPFRRDPGAFLRLGVELQRGSLEGVTVQLEPLEALIHQVVVVDLPDQAVAVCQLGHGRHTLLPPATSQQPLTARQEQELEETTVAALVERLWHSTSLPEQAEVLELLARRLGPHARLQGPSEGPGVTLMRLLEEVYRRALAEADWNVVRRSAGAMGLVHPQLEDALTDLLVHQKQVVVGRNYTNDSLISDPQGSSTIAAMIRRFGGEDGREWMLQQELLLALDGLARLEPDLLRGSLTLQLGQLLLLLTGELAAEADLSPSEAFEALCGLPPHAIRRRLRAVLADVEHARAALQRKEQLHLRGRVRWEVPDPLEELPRGSCWLQHRMRLGALQRVPRNFYAGIWDLLHHCRGIVIGDKLERRNRLESGPLLSEKTPGERNFASLVEQLLGKIEAPEYRQLCTETLLTLIAFVTANPQVQFDDDLALDVVIGHAVRVGWQERNPQVSAADYGLHKGDAWDLFYRSSPAQCRRWQLLALQQLTDDNGRTAGS encoded by the coding sequence ATGGCCCATCCATACGCCACTGCTGCCGCAGGCGAGAACGCTGCCGCAGGCGAGAACGCTGCCGCTGGCCAGAACGTTGCCCCAGGCGAGAACGTTGCCGCTGGTGTAAACGCTCCCGCCGGCGTGAAGGCTGCCTCCGGCGTGACTGCTGACGCCGCGCCTGCGGATCTGCCGACCCGGTTGAGCGAGCCGGAAGCCCTGCAGCTCCTGCAACAGCTCGACCAGCAGATCGAGCAGGTGGTGCTCAGCCGCCAGCATCCGCTCACGGGTCTCCTGCCCGCCAGCACCGCCAGCACCGTGCATGGCAACTACGGCGATGCCTGGGTGCGCGACTGCGTCTACTCGATTCAGTGCGTCTGGGGCCTGGCGATGGCTCACCGGCGCCTCAACGGTCCCAGCCGGCGCGTCCACGAGCTCGAGCAGCGGGTGCTGCAGCTGATGCGTGGCCTGCTCGGCGCGATGCTGCGCCAGGCGGAGAAGGTGGAGCGCTTCAAGAGCAGCCTCGATCCCCTCGACGCGATCCACGCCAAGTTCGACACCGGCACGGGCGAGCCGGTGGTTCCCGATGACGGCTGGGGCCATCTGCAGCTCGATGCCACGGCCCTGTTCCTGCTGCAGCTGGCCCAGCTCACCCGCTCCGGTCTGGTGGTGGTGCAGAGCAGTCACGAGCGCGACTTCATCCAGAACCTCACCTATTACGTGGCCCGCGCCTACCGCGTCGCCGACTACGGCATCTGGGAGCGCGGCGACAAGGGGAACCACGGCCTGCCGGAGCGCAATGCCAGCTCGATCGGCCTGGTCAAGGCGGCCCTGGAGGCGCTCGAGGGCCTCGATCTGCTCGGCCACCACGGCGATGGCTCCTACACCCTCACCATTCCCCAGGACGCGATCGTGCGGTTGCGCCGCGCCCTGCGCGGCCTGTTGCCGCGGGAATCCGCCAGCAAGGAGGTGGACAGCGCCTGTCTGTCGGTGATCGGCTATCCCGCCTGGGCGGTCGATGATCCCGAGCTGGCCGAGCGCACCCGATCCAAGATCCGCAGCGACCTGGGGGGCGCCTACGGCTACAAGCGCTTCCGGCGTGATGGTCACCAATGCGTGAACGAGGACGTCACACGCCTCCATTACGAGCGCGAGGAGCTGGCCCAGTTCGAGCACATCGAGTGTGAATGGCCCCTGTTTCTGGCCTTCGAGCTGATCACCGCCTGCTGTGAGGAGCGCTGGGATGAGGCGCGCCGCTTCCGCAGCCGCCTCGCCGAGCTGGCGGTGCGCATCGACGGGGTGGAGCTCTATCCGGAGCTCTATCTGGTGCCGGAGGAGGCGATCGAGGCCGAACGGCGCCAGCCCGGCAGTCAGCCGCGGCTGCCCAATGAGAACGTGCCACTGCTGTGGACCCAGAGCCTCACCTGGTTGTCGGATCTGCTGCTGGCGGGGCTCCTGCTGCCCGACGATCTCGATCCCAGCCAGCGTCGCCGCCGCAGACCACTGGGTGCCGCCGAGGTGCTGGTGGCTCTGGTGCCCGAGGACGAGGCCATCGCCGCAGCCATGGCCCAGGCCGGTCTGCCCCTGACGCCCCGTAACGGGTCCCCGCGGGTGGCCAGCTCCCGCGAGCTGGGGCAGCGCATGGCCGCCGTGGGGGCCAATGAGCGCCTCGGCCTCAGCGGCCATCCGCGGGTGCGGATGGAAACCATGGCCACCGCGCGCCTGTACCGCCATCGCGGCGAGTCGATCGCCTTTCTGCCGGCGGTGCTGGAGGAGGACACCTTCTATCTGGCCGATGATCCCCAGCAGCTGGTGGATGCGGTGGCCAGCGAGCTGCGCCTGCTGCAGCGCCACTGGCGTGGACCGGGGCTGCCGCTGCTGTTGATCCCGGTCGCCGCCGGCCCCTTCCGCCGCGATCCCGGCGCCTTTCTCCGCCTCGGTGTGGAGCTGCAGCGCGGATCGCTCGAGGGTGTGACGGTGCAGCTGGAACCTCTCGAGGCGTTGATCCACCAGGTGGTGGTGGTGGATCTGCCGGATCAGGCGGTGGCGGTCTGCCAGCTCGGCCACGGCCGGCACACCCTGCTGCCCCCCGCCACCAGCCAGCAGCCGCTGACGGCCCGCCAGGAGCAGGAGCTGGAGGAGACCACGGTGGCGGCACTGGTGGAGCGCCTCTGGCACAGCACCTCCCTGCCGGAGCAGGCCGAGGTGCTCGAGCTGCTGGCCCGCCGGCTCGGGCCCCACGCCCGCCTGCAGGGGCCCAGCGAGGGCCCCGGGGTGACCTTGATGCGCCTGCTTGAGGAGGTGTACCGCCGCGCGCTCGCCGAGGCCGATTGGAACGTGGTGCGCCGCAGTGCCGGAGCCATGGGTCTGGTGCACCCCCAGCTCGAGGATGCCCTCACGGATCTGCTGGTGCATCAGAAGCAGGTGGTGGTGGGCCGCAACTACACCAACGATTCCCTGATCAGCGATCCCCAGGGCAGCAGCACGATCGCCGCCATGATCCGCCGTTTCGGTGGTGAGGACGGCCGCGAGTGGATGCTGCAGCAGGAGCTGCTGCTGGCCCTCGACGGTCTGGCGCGCCTCGAGCCCGATCTGCTCCGGGGCAGCCTCACGCTGCAGCTGGGCCAGTTGCTGCTGCTGCTCACCGGCGAGCTGGCGGCCGAGGCCGATCTCAGCCCCAGTGAGGCCTTCGAGGCGCTCTGCGGCCTGCCGCCCCACGCGATCCGCAGGCGTCTGCGGGCGGTGCTCGCCGATGTCGAGCATGCCCGAGCCGCCCTGCAGCGCAAGGAGCAGCTGCACCTGCGTGGCCGTGTGCGCTGGGAGGTGCCCGATCCGCTCGAGGAGCTGCCCCGCGGCAGCTGCTGGCTGCAGCACCGCATGCGTCTGGGAGCGCTGCAGCGGGTGCCACGCAACTTCTACGCCGGCATCTGGGATCTGCTGCATCACTGCCGGGGCATCGTCATCGGCGACAAGCTCGAGCGGCGTAACCGGCTCGAGAGCGGGCCGCTGCTCAGCGAGAAGACGCCGGGTGAGCGCAACTTCGCCTCGCTGGTGGAGCAGCTGCTCGGCAAGATCGAGGCCCCGGAGTACCGGCAGCTCTGCACCGAGACGCTGCTCACCCTGATCGCCTTCGTCACCGCCAACCCCCAGGTGCAGTTCGACGACGATCTGGCCCTCGATGTGGTGATCGGCCACGCGGTGCGCGTCGGTTGGCAGGAGCGCAATCCCCAGGTGAGTGCGGCCGACTATGGCCTGCACAAGGGGGATGCCTGGGATCTCTTCTATCGCTCTTCCCCGGCCCAGTGCCGCCGCTGGCAGCTCCTGGCCCTGCAGCAGCTCACCGATGACAACGGCAGGACCGCCGGATCCTGA